The sequence CCATTGAGAGAGCCATCCTGGCGTCGGACCTGGGCTTGAACCCCGCCAACGACGGCAAGATCATCCGTATTCCCATTCCCCCTTTGAACGAAGAGCGCCGCAAGCAGTTGGCCCGACATGTCGGCAAGGTGTTGGAGGAGCATCGAACAGCCCTGCGCCACATCCGGCGGGACGAGAACGATATCCTGAAGAAGATGTTAAAGGACAAGGATCTCTCGGAAGACGACGAACGCAGGGGTTTGGAGGAAATCCAGAAACTGACCGACCGATTCGTGGTGCGCCT is a genomic window of Acidobacteriota bacterium containing:
- the frr gene encoding ribosome recycling factor, with product MIKDVIKNTGIRMEKVVEDLRRYLATVRTGRASVSLLDPISVDYYGTATPISQVGTLAAPDSTLLTVQPWDISLLPAIERAILASDLGLNPANDGKIIRIPIPPLNEERRKQLARHVGKVLEEHRTALRHIRRDENDILKKMLKDKDLSEDDERRGLEEIQKLTDRFVVRLEELAKRKEEEILTI